TCAGCTTGCGTCCGGAATATGTGGCTCCGGGCGGTAACGCTTACGGCCAGAAACAACGGGCCCAGTGCCTGCGGGATTACAGCTGGTACCTGCGCTTGGTGACCTACGGCGTTCTCGCTGGAAGCACCGAGATGATTGAACAGATTGGTCTGATCGGTGCCCGTGAGATGTACAACAGCCTTGGTGTTCCGATGCCGGGCATGGTGGATGCGATGCGTTGCATGCGTGAAGCAGCGCTGGTCCTCCTCTCTGAAGAGCAGAAATCCATTGCTGCT
This region of Synechococcus sp. NOUM97013 genomic DNA includes:
- a CDS encoding allophycocyanin subunit alpha-B, whose protein sequence is MSVVRDLILQADDDLRYPSSGELRSMVEYLSQGSVRLSVVKILTDSEKKIIDESAKQLFSLRPEYVAPGGNAYGQKQRAQCLRDYSWYLRLVTYGVLAGSTEMIEQIGLIGAREMYNSLGVPMPGMVDAMRCMREAALVLLSEEQKSIAAPYFDYLIQGMQTST